From Cellvibrio zantedeschiae, the proteins below share one genomic window:
- a CDS encoding DUF58 domain-containing protein, protein MNMQQTGLKISEQLAHLNPKGTYVELSNLLRVRFAAQDLRLFVPRAVKSQLNGAERTRFRGRGMDFEEVRLYQAGDDVRSIDWRVTARTQVPHTKLYREERERPVYVLVDQRAPMFFGSQRCFKSVLAAHIGANIAWAALSNSDRIGGLVFGDNNQRDIRPRRSKHAVLEFLHQLQEFNRQLNSPIAPTITKHLEAMFGDARRMAKPGCALFIVSDFHDYNQACEQQLFELARHTDVTLIHVFDPLEKKLQSNSRLSVSDGFNRLQLPTDDSSFQQAYQNAYTHHLDFLTHSTKRLGIPLLSYATTDNLQLLLRERFAAKK, encoded by the coding sequence ATGAATATGCAGCAAACAGGTTTAAAAATAAGCGAGCAACTTGCACATTTGAATCCGAAAGGTACTTATGTAGAGCTGAGCAATTTGTTGCGTGTGCGTTTTGCCGCGCAGGACTTGCGCTTATTTGTACCCCGTGCGGTTAAAAGCCAACTCAATGGTGCCGAGCGTACTCGTTTTCGCGGGCGCGGAATGGATTTTGAAGAAGTTCGCCTCTACCAAGCCGGAGATGATGTTCGCAGCATTGATTGGCGAGTCACAGCACGCACACAGGTCCCACACACAAAACTTTATCGCGAAGAACGCGAACGCCCCGTGTATGTATTGGTAGACCAGCGAGCCCCTATGTTTTTTGGCAGCCAGCGCTGCTTTAAATCTGTACTTGCCGCACACATTGGCGCAAACATCGCGTGGGCCGCGCTGAGTAATAGTGATCGCATCGGCGGCCTGGTTTTTGGTGATAACAATCAACGAGATATTCGACCACGCCGCAGCAAACATGCAGTATTAGAATTTTTGCATCAACTACAAGAATTTAATCGCCAACTAAATTCACCCATAGCGCCAACAATCACTAAACACCTTGAAGCTATGTTTGGTGATGCACGCCGAATGGCCAAGCCCGGTTGTGCACTTTTTATCGTCAGTGATTTTCATGATTACAATCAGGCTTGCGAACAACAGCTATTTGAATTGGCTCGCCACACCGATGTAACCCTGATTCACGTATTTGATCCGCTGGAAAAAAAATTGCAAAGCAATTCGCGCCTAAGCGTAAGCGATGGTTTTAATCGTTTGCAGTTACCAACCGACGACTCGAGCTTCCAGCAGGCCTATCAAAATGCGTACACACATCATTTGGATTTTTTAACTCACAGCACCAAGCGCTTGGGTATTCCCCTACTTTCCTATGCAACTACCGATAATCTGCAGCTATTGCTGCGTGAACGATTTGCAGCGAAAAAATAA
- a CDS encoding DUF4381 domain-containing protein has product MNSQDPLSPTTSPQTGQAQDPLAQLQDIHLPAEIGIWPPAWGWWVTAILLIGILAATIFFVKRKKSRNAYRSLAIAELNNINLKYGAEQHSEYLQALSIILRRTALSGFGAGFNASLKGIEWLEWLDKQCPNTKHQFSQGVGTALLTGPYQKSPEFDRNDLHNLSLLWIKEHRNQWQQSKKETVNKETANKEANNHV; this is encoded by the coding sequence ATGAACTCACAAGATCCATTATCACCAACAACCTCTCCGCAAACTGGCCAAGCGCAAGACCCGCTCGCGCAGCTACAAGATATTCACTTACCTGCAGAAATTGGGATTTGGCCACCAGCGTGGGGTTGGTGGGTTACCGCGATTCTTTTGATAGGAATTCTTGCGGCCACAATATTTTTTGTTAAGCGCAAAAAATCGCGCAATGCTTATAGGTCGCTTGCGATTGCCGAATTAAATAACATCAACCTAAAATATGGTGCAGAACAACATTCAGAATATTTGCAAGCGCTCAGTATAATTTTACGTCGCACTGCACTTAGCGGCTTTGGTGCAGGATTTAATGCGAGCTTGAAAGGAATTGAATGGCTTGAATGGCTGGACAAACAATGTCCAAACACAAAACACCAATTCAGCCAAGGCGTGGGTACTGCGCTACTCACGGGGCCTTATCAAAAAAGCCCGGAATTTGATCGCAATGATTTACATAACTTAAGCCTGCTGTGGATTAAAGAACATCGTAATCAATGGCAGCAATCAAAAAAAGAAACTGTTAATAAAGAAACTGCTAATAAGGAGGCCAATAATCATGTTTGA